DNA sequence from the Delphinus delphis chromosome 7, mDelDel1.2, whole genome shotgun sequence genome:
ccctacATGTGGGGGGAGCCGCAGTATATGGGGGATGTCAAGATGCAGGGGGCCATGTGGGGTCTGGCCAGGGCCCAGCCAGGGAACAGTTCAGAGCTGTTCTCTCCCATGCAGCTGGAGAGGCCAGCAGAGCCATCTGTAGGCTCAGCTCCACAAGCTGTTTCTCCTGATGCTCCCTGCAGGTGGCCTCCACGTCACTCCTCCTCATCTTCACTCTAGGCTGCTCCGGGCCTCCTCTCCCTGTGGACCCTAGAGATGCGAGGGCCACAGTCCTCCTCAGCTGAGCCTCCCTCCCCAAGCCCAAGGCCCTAGCACAGGTTGCAGTTGGACGGCTTCAAGCTGCGGCTCTGAGCCTGGagcaaggagaggggaaggagaggaagacaggGTTCGACGTCAAGGAAATGAGGGGGACAGTCCTCACTGCAGAGCTCAGCATGGGCTGGAGTCATATTGAAAACACAAGGATAACCACCATTCCCAAACTCTACTACTTGGAAgagcaccccccaaccccccgtaAACTCCTTACTTCCTCCCAGCGCAGGGCCTGTCTCTACCCCGTCCTCATACCTGCCGCTGTCGGTATTCTGCCTCGCTGGCTGATAGTGCTTGTGCTAAAGCTAAGTCTTCTTCCTCCTGAGAACTGGGAGGGAGGAACAGCTTAAGCTGGATGACAGTATCTAAAATGTGAGCATCTCATCTGTTAGGCAtcactgtgctgagcacttgTGAGTATTATCTCAATTTTCATAGGTAGGGTTCTATAAGGTATTagtactgtccccattttatagagtgCGTTAAGACTAATGGGTTAAAGAACTTGTCAAAGGTCACAAACTGTAGTTCAAAAGCTTAATTGTGAGCCCAAGTTCCTAACAGTTATCCTGCATTGGATGAGAGTGGTCCCACCTACCTCCCTCCAAACTGAGCCCTTGCCCACGTCCCACCCTCTTTCACCAGAGAGAAGGTACCTTGGGACCTGGGGTTTGGTCTCTGCCAGGGACAGTTCCAGGGCTCGTTGCAGAGCCTCATCCTCACtctgcaaaaggaaaaataagaccaGCTGCCTTGGACTTTACTCTCTGTTGGGTTTGCTTCTGTCCATCTGACCCCTGCCCAACTCACCAAGCCATTTTGCAAAGCAATCACTGGAGAGGCTGTCCGGGATGGAGACTGAGCTGTGGCTCTATGGCAGACATTCAAGAGGCTGAGGTCAGAGAtgtgaagggaaaaaaggaagaggagaaacaggCAGGCCTACCTGCTGGCAGAGGTAGATGAAGGCAAGGTCTGGTTTGGGCTGGGGATGGTCTTTGTAGAAGAAGCTAGGCCTTGTGCTCTGGAGATGGCAGCCAGTCTGTAGGGAAGAGACACTCTTGGCATGCCTGCAGGCACGGTCAGCTTGCATGTTCCTCCCTGGCCTGACCAAGGAAGTCTGGAGGGGAACTCCTCCACAAGGTCTGGAAAACATGCacttcaaaggaaataaaaagactcCCTAGCCAAAGGGGACAGGTTGATGCTTCCCCACTATAATGACAGAGGTTGAGtcagtttcagaaggatgggaTGGTCCCAAAGGCAAGTAGAGGACTTGGTTGCAATTACCCTGCCCTACTTGTGGGGTGCCCCTCCCCAGAGCAATCATGGTCCAGTGGGTGACGGTGCTTGATGCAGAAGTTTCGGCCACAGTGGTCGCAGGTCAGTTTCATCATTTCCCGCTGCCGGCAGCCAGAGCGTTCACACTTATTGGTGAAGATCTGAGGTGGAGTAGGGAGGATTGTCTCTGCTGAGACTCTGATCCCCCTTCAACCCCATCCTAACAGTTGTACAGACTTCCAGGCAACTGTAGTCCCAGGTGACCATGGTGAACCCCTCCAACGCTTACCTTACGCTTTTGCTGAGCTGGATCAGAGCGGCAGTCTCTGTCAATGTGTTCCCCAACAGCACGGTCAGGGGGCTCCCCTCTGGCCACAGGAACAGGCACATTACAGAGTGGGCATACAGGTACCTGGATATCCTACAGTCAGGGAGCAGGGGTCGGTCTGTGGCCTACTCCCAAACCAGCCAAATCTCTGGTCCTGAAAGAACCTGGACATGACCCCCCATAAA
Encoded proteins:
- the ZFAND2B gene encoding AN1-type zinc finger protein 2B isoform X4 — protein: MMKLTCDHCGRNFCIKHRHPLDHDCSGEGHPTSRAGLAAISRAQGLASSTKTIPSPNQTLPSSTSASRATAQSPSRTASPVIALQNGLSEDEALQRALELSLAETKPQVPSSQEEEDLALAQALSASEAEYRQRQAQSRSLKPSNCNLC
- the ZFAND2B gene encoding AN1-type zinc finger protein 2B isoform X1, coding for MEFPDLGAHCSEPSCQRLDFLPLKCDACSGIFCADHVAYAQHHCGSAYQKDIQVPVCPLCNVPVPVARGEPPDRAVGEHIDRDCRSDPAQQKRKIFTNKCERSGCRQREMMKLTCDHCGRNFCIKHRHPLDHDCSGEGHPTSRAGLAAISRAQGLASSTKTIPSPNQTLPSSTSASRATAQSPSRTASPVIALQNGLSEDEALQRALELSLAETKPQVPSSQEEEDLALAQALSASEAEYRQRQAQSRSLKPSNCNLC
- the ZFAND2B gene encoding AN1-type zinc finger protein 2B isoform X2; amino-acid sequence: MEFPDLGAHCSEPSCQRLGEGIFCRSSATPARASFAQTTWPTPSITVDLLTKRGEPPDRAVGEHIDRDCRSDPAQQKRKIFTNKCERSGCRQREMMKLTCDHCGRNFCIKHRHPLDHDCSGEGHPTSRAGLAAISRAQGLASSTKTIPSPNQTLPSSTSASRATAQSPSRTASPVIALQNGLSEDEALQRALELSLAETKPQVPSSQEEEDLALAQALSASEAEYRQRQAQSRSLKPSNCNLC
- the ZFAND2B gene encoding AN1-type zinc finger protein 2B isoform X3, which translates into the protein MEFPDLGAHCSEPSCQRLDFLPLKCDACSGIFCADHVAYAQHHCGSAYQKDIQVPVCPLCNVPVPVARGEPPDRAVGEHIDRDCRSDPAQQKRKIFTNKCERSGCRQREMMKLTCDHCGRNFCIKHRHPLDHDCSGEGHPTSRAGLAAISRAQGLASSTKTIPSPNQTLPSSTSASRATAQSPSRTASPVIALQNGLSEDEALQRALELSLAETKPQVPRLRAAA